The sequence below is a genomic window from Vicinamibacteria bacterium.
TGCCGCCAAGCGAACCGCTGCGAGTCGTTTCCGGGGTGTTGTAGTCGGGGTGAGCGTCGAGCCAGAGCAGTCCGACCTTGAGGGGCTCCTGCGGCGGGCCGGAGTTCTGTAGCCCGGCGAGCATGCCCGGAAGCGACGGGCAGCTAGCGAAGAGGCCCACCGAGAAGTAACCGTCCCTCTCGTTCCGAGCGATCGTTTCGCCGTAATGGCCCAAAGCCATGCCGAGCCGTTTCCAGCCGCCGTACTCGGTGTCTTCTTCTTCGGTCAGCGCGGCCTTGCTCACCCGCACTACGGCACCCATGGCTTCCAGTTTTTCGACGAGCCCGCCTCCCGCCATGGTGTCCGGTCCCTCTGATTGCCGATTGGGTGCAAACGGCTGTTTCGAGAGCGCGATCCGGAGCTTACCGTCCGGGCCGACATACTTGTTCGGCGAAGCCATCGACGGCGCGAACAAAATGGCCGTCAGGAATAGAGCCGGAGACTTTTTCACCAGGATCCTCCCGGCCGATGAATATCAGATCTGCGAAAGGAATCGAAACGGCAAAGAGTGGTGCGCCCTAGGCGATTCGAACACCTGACCTACAGATTCGTAGTCTGTCGCTCTATCCAGCTGAGCTAAGGGCGCACCTAGCGCGGGGCGAGAGTCGAATCCTAGCAACCGCCAGCTGTGGCGTCAAGGGTGAGGTACGGGGCGAAAGCGAAACTCCTGCTCCCGATGCTCGCCCCCTTCCTCTCCCTCGATCCGCGCCCAGAGGGTGCCGTCCGGATGCTTCTCATAGCGGATGAGCTTGGGGTGATCGTGCTGCGGGTTCTCGAAGACGGCGGTACTCGCATCGAGCTTCGTCAGCTCGAAATCGGTTCCCGGTCGGCCGTTCGGCTGGGCTACATAGAAGATCCCTTCCCCACGCGTCTCGATGCGAAGAAACTCGAAGGCGACGGTTTTTCCGTCCACGACGGTACGGGAGACACCGAACAGGGTACCGCCTTTGACCGATGTCCATTGCTCCTCGATCTCGACGCCTCCTGATTCGTATAGCCAGCTCCCGGTGAGAAATGCGAGCGGCTCCACACCAGAGCTCGGTCCGTTCTGTGTCGCCGCGACCAGAGCGGATGCAAGGATCAGCCCATTCATGAAGGAGAGCATAGCGCGCGTCTCAGCTCGCCGTATTGTAAGGATGCGACTTCCGCCCGGCGCGGGTGAAGACACGGGTCAGCGCGTTGTCGGAAGCGAAGAAGGCGGCCGGGCTTTCGCCG
It includes:
- a CDS encoding arginase family protein, with amino-acid sequence MKKSPALFLTAILFAPSMASPNKYVGPDGKLRIALSKQPFAPNRQSEGPDTMAGGGLVEKLEAMGAVVRVSKAALTEEEDTEYGGWKRLGMALGHYGETIARNERDGYFSVGLFASCPSLPGMLAGLQNSGPPQEPLKVGLLWLDAHPDYNTPETTRSGSLGGMPVAVAAGKALHGIRLDAGLDPPIAEKHIVMAGVRLTDPLEQHMLDNSFIEVLGVEPLRDLSADLFGELDRLHRTTDKLYVHIDMDVLDPKEVEFHGNAVPNGVSSEELARLFEEIFKRYAKASAIGFATIPSRDPDGLALAAVHRMILGAVKGLKARE
- a CDS encoding DUF6265 family protein, which translates into the protein MNGLILASALVAATQNGPSSGVEPLAFLTGSWLYESGGVEIEEQWTSVKGGTLFGVSRTVVDGKTVAFEFLRIETRGEGIFYVAQPNGRPGTDFELTKLDASTAVFENPQHDHPKLIRYEKHPDGTLWARIEGEEGGEHREQEFRFRPVPHP